A DNA window from Janibacter sp. A1S7 contains the following coding sequences:
- the hisD gene encoding histidinol dehydrogenase, which yields MLATIDLRSQPLGTRDLRAALPRAEYDVEAALVAVRPICDEVHDRGADALYDYAERFDGVRPASLRVPQEVLELALEALDEDVRAALEVSIERARTVHAAQRRTDTTTEVVPGGIVTERWVPVERVGLYVPGGRAVYPSSVVMNVVPAQLAEVGSVAVASPPQKENAGVFAGYPHPTILAACALLGVDEVWSMGGAQAVAGFVHGFVDEGEGGRCEPVSLVTGPGNIYVAAAKRLLKGLVGIDAEAGPTEIAVLADAGADPEYVAADLISQAEHDPLAGSVLVTDSSELADAVAAVLERRAAATKHSERVIEALGGRQSAIVLVDDLDAGLRVVDAYAAEHLEVITEDAAEVAARVRNAGAIFVGPYSPVSLGDYAAGSNHVLPTGGSAAHSSGLSVQSFLRGIHVVEYSRTALAATAAHVLALAEAEDLPAHGEAVSARTTGEGQR from the coding sequence ATGCTCGCCACGATCGACCTGCGTTCCCAGCCCCTTGGTACCCGGGACCTGCGTGCTGCCCTGCCGCGCGCCGAGTACGACGTCGAGGCCGCTCTCGTGGCCGTTCGGCCCATCTGTGACGAGGTCCATGACCGCGGTGCCGACGCGCTCTACGACTACGCCGAGCGCTTCGACGGGGTGCGCCCGGCCTCCCTTCGCGTCCCGCAGGAGGTCCTCGAGTTGGCCCTCGAGGCGCTCGATGAGGACGTACGCGCGGCCCTGGAGGTCTCGATCGAGCGGGCCCGCACCGTCCACGCGGCCCAGCGCCGGACCGACACGACGACCGAGGTCGTCCCCGGGGGCATCGTCACCGAGCGGTGGGTCCCCGTCGAGCGGGTCGGTCTGTACGTCCCCGGCGGCCGTGCGGTCTACCCCTCGTCGGTCGTGATGAACGTCGTGCCGGCGCAGCTGGCCGAGGTCGGGTCCGTCGCCGTCGCCAGCCCGCCGCAGAAGGAGAATGCCGGGGTTTTCGCCGGCTATCCGCACCCGACGATCCTCGCCGCCTGCGCCCTGCTCGGCGTCGACGAGGTGTGGTCGATGGGCGGCGCCCAGGCCGTGGCCGGCTTCGTGCACGGGTTCGTCGACGAGGGCGAAGGGGGGCGGTGCGAGCCGGTCAGCCTGGTCACCGGCCCGGGCAACATCTACGTCGCCGCAGCCAAGCGGCTGCTCAAGGGCCTCGTCGGTATCGACGCCGAGGCCGGGCCGACCGAGATCGCGGTCCTCGCCGATGCCGGTGCCGACCCGGAGTACGTGGCCGCCGACCTGATCAGCCAGGCCGAGCACGACCCGCTGGCCGGGTCCGTCCTGGTCACCGACTCGAGCGAGCTGGCCGATGCCGTTGCCGCGGTGCTGGAGCGCCGGGCCGCCGCGACCAAGCACAGCGAGCGGGTCATCGAGGCGCTGGGGGGGCGCCAGTCCGCCATCGTCCTCGTCGACGACCTCGACGCCGGGCTGCGCGTCGTCGATGCGTACGCGGCCGAGCATCTCGAGGTGATCACCGAGGACGCCGCGGAGGTCGCCGCCCGGGTGCGCAACGCCGGTGCGATCTTCGTCGGTCCGTACTCACCGGTGAGTCTCGGCGACTACGCCGCCGGGTCCAACCACGTCCTGCCCACCGGCGGCAGCGCTGCCCACAGCAGCGGACTGTCGGTGCAGTCCTTCCTCAGGGGCATCCACGTCGTCGAGTACAGCCGTACGGCGCTGGCGGCCACCGCCGCGCACGTGCTCGCCCTCGCCGAGGCGGAGGACCTGCCCGCACACGGCGAGGCCGTGTCGGCGCGCACGACGGGGGAGGGGCAGCGGTGA
- a CDS encoding bifunctional [glutamine synthetase] adenylyltransferase/[glutamine synthetase]-adenylyl-L-tyrosine phosphorylase has protein sequence MTPPPRPGPTLARHGFTDTRRAEHLLADPALDLPEGVERDRLIRALTRAADPDGALLGLVRVLESAGDRAEELREALREDERVRDRVVGVLGVSTALVDHLVAHPEHWRDAVDAEPMTPEERTEAVLAEVADPGDLEPQDAMRVAYRRQLLGITAIDVTGEEPVADLPDAAAALADLAGSALEAAVRIAVDEQGEQGHQVRFAVIGMGKAGGRELNYISDVDVIFVAEPCDGADEPAALEVAARIATRVMHVCSDVTAHGSLWQVDAALRPEGKQGPLVRTVASHRTYYERWAKTWEFQALLKARHLAGDASLGAEYLSTVGPLVWQAASREDFVVDVQAMRRRVEEHIPRAEAKRQLKLGPGGLRDVEFSVQLLQLVHGRTDETLRSRTTLEALAALSAGGYVGRDDAVVLDEAYRVLRTIEHRVQLHHLRRTHLMPTSEADLRRLGRSLLLWDEPQTKVVALRSRHSREVRRLHQRLFYRPLLSAVARLSPAEARLTPDAARERLSALGYRDPAGALRHIEVLTDGMSRRAAIQRQLLPVMLEWFAEMADPDAGLLAFRKVSEELGATHWYLRLLRDEGEAAQVLAHTLGASRFAGDLLLASPEAVQMLGESDGLRPRTRGELLRRMRSAAGRKDSPDTAVAAIRTIRRAEIFRITVADLEGRLALDRVGEALTDLSEATIEAALEVTAAHVATERGEALGTDIVIVGMGRLGGRELGYSSDADVLYVHEPHPGVDEQSAQDAALAVVAELRRLLGAAGSDPPLGLDADLRPEGKSGPMIRSLASYAAYYERWSHTWEAQALLRARPVAGDAALGERFTSLIDAIRWPDGGLDQHQVREVRRLKARMEAERLPRGADRRAHFKLGMGGLSDVEWSIQLIQLQHAHEYPALRTPRTLPAMTAAVEAGLLAPTDELVLREAWSMASLLRNAGMLFRGRPVDSVPSNLLEADGVGRIAGMEPQAGHALAESYRRTARHARHVVDRVFYGEE, from the coding sequence GCCGACCCGGACGGGGCGCTGCTCGGACTGGTCCGCGTGCTCGAGTCCGCCGGCGACCGGGCGGAGGAGCTGCGCGAGGCCCTGCGCGAGGACGAGCGGGTACGTGACCGTGTCGTCGGTGTGCTCGGTGTGTCCACCGCTCTCGTGGACCATCTCGTCGCTCATCCGGAGCACTGGCGCGATGCGGTCGACGCGGAGCCGATGACTCCCGAGGAGCGCACCGAGGCGGTGCTCGCGGAGGTCGCCGACCCCGGGGACCTGGAGCCGCAGGACGCGATGCGGGTGGCCTACCGTCGCCAACTCCTCGGGATCACGGCGATCGACGTCACCGGCGAGGAACCCGTCGCGGACCTGCCGGACGCGGCGGCTGCGCTGGCCGACCTGGCCGGATCCGCCCTCGAGGCGGCCGTGCGCATCGCCGTGGACGAACAGGGTGAGCAGGGCCATCAGGTTCGCTTCGCCGTCATCGGGATGGGCAAGGCCGGCGGCCGCGAGCTGAACTACATCTCCGACGTCGACGTGATCTTCGTCGCCGAGCCGTGCGACGGCGCCGACGAGCCCGCCGCCCTGGAGGTCGCCGCGCGCATCGCCACCCGGGTGATGCACGTGTGCAGTGACGTGACCGCGCACGGCAGCCTCTGGCAGGTCGACGCGGCCCTGCGCCCCGAGGGCAAGCAGGGTCCCCTCGTGCGCACCGTCGCCAGCCACCGGACGTACTACGAGAGGTGGGCCAAGACCTGGGAGTTCCAGGCCCTGCTCAAGGCCCGGCACCTCGCCGGTGACGCGAGCCTGGGCGCCGAGTACCTCTCGACGGTCGGCCCCCTCGTGTGGCAGGCGGCTTCGCGCGAGGACTTCGTCGTCGACGTCCAGGCGATGCGCCGACGCGTCGAGGAGCACATCCCGCGGGCGGAGGCGAAACGGCAGCTCAAGCTCGGGCCCGGGGGACTGCGGGATGTCGAGTTCTCCGTCCAGCTCCTTCAGCTCGTCCACGGTCGCACCGACGAGACGCTCCGCTCGCGCACCACGCTGGAGGCCCTGGCGGCGCTGTCCGCGGGCGGCTACGTCGGGCGCGACGACGCCGTCGTCCTCGATGAGGCCTACCGGGTGCTGCGCACCATCGAGCACCGGGTCCAGCTGCACCACCTGCGGCGCACCCATCTCATGCCGACGTCGGAGGCCGACCTGCGCCGTCTCGGACGCTCGCTCCTGCTGTGGGACGAGCCGCAGACGAAGGTCGTGGCACTGCGTAGCCGCCACTCCCGCGAGGTCCGTCGCCTCCACCAGCGACTGTTCTACCGGCCGCTGCTCTCGGCCGTCGCGCGGCTCAGCCCTGCCGAGGCCCGGCTGACCCCGGACGCCGCCCGGGAGCGACTGAGCGCCCTCGGTTACCGCGACCCGGCCGGCGCGCTGCGACACATCGAGGTCCTCACCGACGGCATGAGCCGGCGTGCGGCCATCCAACGTCAGCTGCTGCCGGTGATGCTCGAGTGGTTCGCCGAGATGGCCGACCCCGACGCCGGCCTGCTCGCGTTCCGCAAGGTCAGCGAGGAACTGGGGGCGACCCACTGGTACCTGCGCCTGCTCCGCGACGAGGGGGAGGCCGCCCAGGTTCTCGCGCACACCCTGGGGGCCAGCCGGTTCGCCGGAGACCTGCTCCTGGCCAGTCCGGAAGCGGTGCAGATGCTCGGGGAGAGTGATGGGTTGCGCCCCCGGACCCGTGGCGAGCTGCTGCGGCGGATGCGCTCGGCCGCCGGCCGCAAGGACTCCCCGGACACCGCCGTCGCGGCGATCCGCACGATCCGCCGCGCGGAGATCTTCCGGATCACCGTCGCCGACCTGGAGGGCCGACTCGCGCTCGACCGGGTGGGCGAAGCGCTGACCGACCTCAGCGAGGCGACCATCGAGGCCGCTCTCGAGGTGACTGCCGCCCACGTGGCCACGGAGCGCGGCGAGGCACTGGGGACCGACATCGTCATCGTCGGGATGGGACGCCTCGGCGGTCGCGAGCTCGGGTACTCCTCCGACGCAGACGTCCTCTACGTCCACGAGCCGCACCCGGGCGTGGACGAGCAGTCCGCGCAGGACGCTGCGCTCGCCGTCGTCGCCGAGCTGCGGCGGCTCCTCGGTGCCGCCGGCTCGGACCCCCCGCTCGGGCTGGACGCCGACCTGCGGCCGGAGGGCAAGAGCGGTCCGATGATCCGTTCGCTGGCCTCGTACGCGGCCTACTACGAGCGCTGGTCGCACACGTGGGAGGCACAGGCGCTCCTGCGGGCCCGGCCGGTGGCCGGGGACGCGGCCCTCGGGGAGCGCTTCACTTCCCTCATCGACGCCATCCGCTGGCCGGACGGCGGCCTCGACCAGCACCAGGTGCGTGAGGTGCGACGTCTCAAGGCACGCATGGAGGCCGAGCGGCTGCCGCGCGGCGCCGACCGGCGAGCCCACTTCAAGCTCGGGATGGGTGGACTCTCGGACGTCGAGTGGTCCATCCAGCTGATCCAGCTCCAGCACGCGCACGAGTACCCCGCACTGCGCACGCCACGCACACTGCCCGCCATGACCGCTGCCGTCGAGGCGGGCCTGCTCGCGCCGACGGACGAGCTCGTACTCCGCGAGGCCTGGTCGATGGCCTCGTTGCTGCGCAACGCGGGGATGCTCTTCCGCGGGCGCCCGGTCGACTCCGTCCCCTCGAACCTGCTGGAGGCCGACGGTGTCGGACGGATCGCCGGGATGGAGCCCCAGGCCGGGCACGCCCTCGCCGAGTCCTACCGTCGCACTGCCAGGCACGCCCGACACGTGGTCGACCGCGTTTTCTACGGCGAGGAGTGA
- a CDS encoding histidinol-phosphate transaminase, producing MSEIEQLLRPELRGRTPYGAPQLDVDVRLNTNESSYPVPDAVVRAVSAELADELSGLNRYPDREFTALRTALADYLATQAGVSFDPEQLWAGNGSNEVLQHLVQAFGGPERTALGFTPAYSMHPIITETLGTRWVDGQRDAQTFDLTVESAVEQAGEVDPNLVFLCSPNNPTGSALPFEVIEAMLDAAPRALVVVDEAYAEFARPGTPTALSLLADHPRLVVTRTMSKAFTLAGGRLGYLAAAPGIIDALRLVRLPYHLSTPTQTVARIALEHADLLLETVEAIKAQRDRIVAELTALGLAPVPSDANFVLFGGLADAPATWQALLDDGVLVRDVGIAHHLRVTAGTPQETSRFLAAMSRLVPAHMMTKENP from the coding sequence GTGAGCGAGATCGAGCAGCTGCTGCGTCCCGAGCTGCGTGGACGCACGCCCTACGGAGCCCCCCAGCTGGACGTCGACGTCCGGCTGAACACCAACGAGTCCTCGTACCCCGTCCCGGACGCGGTCGTGCGGGCGGTCTCCGCGGAGCTGGCGGACGAGCTCAGCGGCCTGAACCGCTATCCGGACCGTGAATTCACCGCCCTGCGCACGGCCTTGGCGGACTACCTGGCGACGCAGGCCGGTGTGTCCTTTGATCCCGAGCAGCTGTGGGCCGGCAACGGCAGCAACGAGGTCCTCCAGCACCTCGTCCAGGCCTTCGGTGGCCCCGAGCGGACCGCGCTCGGCTTCACGCCCGCCTACTCGATGCACCCGATCATCACCGAGACCCTCGGCACCCGTTGGGTCGACGGGCAGCGGGACGCCCAGACCTTCGACCTCACGGTCGAGTCCGCGGTGGAACAGGCCGGGGAGGTCGACCCGAACCTCGTCTTCCTCTGCTCACCCAACAACCCGACCGGGTCGGCGCTGCCCTTCGAGGTCATCGAGGCGATGCTCGACGCGGCCCCCCGCGCGCTGGTGGTCGTCGACGAGGCGTACGCCGAGTTCGCCCGTCCCGGCACGCCGACCGCGCTGTCGCTGCTCGCGGACCACCCGCGGCTCGTCGTCACCCGCACGATGAGCAAGGCCTTCACCCTCGCCGGTGGTCGTCTCGGATACCTCGCGGCCGCCCCGGGCATCATCGACGCACTCCGCCTGGTGCGCCTGCCCTACCACCTGTCCACGCCCACGCAGACGGTCGCCCGCATCGCGCTCGAGCACGCCGACCTCCTCCTCGAGACGGTCGAGGCGATCAAGGCGCAGCGCGACCGCATCGTCGCGGAGCTGACCGCGCTCGGCCTGGCTCCCGTCCCGAGCGACGCCAACTTCGTGCTCTTCGGCGGCCTCGCCGATGCCCCGGCGACGTGGCAGGCTCTGCTGGACGACGGGGTGCTGGTCCGTGACGTCGGGATCGCGCACCACCTGCGCGTCACGGCCGGTACCCCGCAGGAGACGAGCCGGTTCCTGGCGGCGATGTCCCGGCTCGTCCCCGCCCACATGATGACGAAGGAGAACCCGTGA